The Sorangiineae bacterium MSr11367 genome window below encodes:
- a CDS encoding TetR/AcrR family transcriptional regulator, producing the protein MSTKRRDTSLVARPQRRGDAERLPRGRHGLTREEVSTSQRTRLMDAMAELAAEKGYANVTIGDLVARGGLAKRTFYDYFPDKDACALAGAEHFAEKILATIIRPHDRELDLYSRVQASVNRMLEVFAQHPTYSRTFLVEIWATGPKVIARRLDVDRQIARLLVALSQDVSAHRPEARAIEEAHALAVVGAVNETLYRVVFLEGAENLPRHADKLIRVVSGLLMAQMPTTPDRRPPRSRRGQDSGAKK; encoded by the coding sequence CGAGCGTTTGCCGCGAGGCCGCCACGGCCTCACACGCGAGGAGGTGAGCACCTCGCAGCGCACACGCTTGATGGATGCGATGGCCGAATTGGCGGCAGAGAAAGGCTACGCCAACGTCACCATCGGCGATCTCGTTGCCCGCGGCGGCCTGGCCAAGCGAACCTTTTACGACTACTTCCCCGACAAGGACGCATGTGCGCTCGCCGGGGCGGAGCACTTTGCCGAGAAGATCTTGGCGACCATCATCCGCCCCCACGACCGCGAGCTGGATCTGTACTCGCGTGTGCAGGCGTCGGTGAACCGGATGCTCGAAGTCTTTGCCCAGCACCCAACGTACTCGCGAACCTTTCTCGTCGAAATATGGGCCACCGGGCCCAAAGTGATTGCACGCCGCCTCGACGTCGATCGTCAGATCGCCCGCCTCCTGGTGGCCCTGAGTCAAGATGTCTCGGCCCATCGACCCGAAGCCCGTGCCATCGAGGAGGCGCACGCACTCGCCGTGGTCGGTGCGGTGAACGAAACGCTCTATCGGGTCGTCTTCCTCGAGGGCGCCGAGAACCTGCCGCGGCACGCCGACAAATTGATCCGCGTCGTGAGCGGACTGCTCATGGCACAAATGCCCACGACGCCGGACCGGCGCCCTCCGCGAAGCCGCCGCGGGCAGGACTCTGGG